In Clostridium sp. DL-VIII, the following proteins share a genomic window:
- a CDS encoding M56 family metallopeptidase gives MWLIGACGILLYIIINILLWAKLKNYSKCDKQDIIILLNQCKSRLKINSKVPIIYYKHLKSPMLSGIIHPKILISSELVDRLSEEELKFVFMHELVHIERSDLLVNFVYILIQAIYWFNPIIWYSIYKMKQDCEISCDATVLNALNLEKNKKYGHTIIKIMEVISKQLTSNNIVNESEQDTTKISGTEKSVVRAY, from the coding sequence GTGTGGTTAATAGGTGCGTGTGGGATTTTACTATATATTATTATTAATATACTACTTTGGGCTAAACTTAAAAATTATTCAAAGTGCGATAAGCAGGATATTATTATACTTTTAAACCAATGTAAATCCAGACTTAAAATTAATTCGAAAGTTCCGATTATTTATTACAAACATCTTAAATCACCCATGTTATCTGGAATAATACATCCTAAAATATTGATTTCTTCAGAACTTGTAGATAGGTTGTCAGAGGAAGAACTGAAATTTGTTTTTATGCATGAGTTAGTCCATATAGAAAGAAGTGATTTGCTAGTAAACTTTGTTTACATACTGATACAAGCTATTTATTGGTTTAATCCTATAATATGGTACTCAATTTATAAAATGAAACAGGATTGTGAAATTTCTTGTGATGCAACTGTGCTAAATGCATTGAACTTAGAAAAAAACAAGAAATATGGACATACTATTATAAAGATAATGGAGGTTATTTCAAAGCAGCTTACATCGAACAATATAGTAAATGAATCAGAACAAGACACTACAAAAATATCTGGCACAGAAAAAAGTGTTGTGAGAGCCTATTAG
- the dgoD gene encoding galactonate dehydratase: MIISDVKVYTVKPRWIFIKVTTDNGLEGWGEMVSGTKTETVVAGAKEMAKRIMGRNPLEIEKIWQELFRVFFRSGPINMTIISGIEMALWDIKGKYYNAPIYELLGGSARDRIKVYSWIGGDRPSDVVKDAQDRVDRGFDSVKMNATEELHYIDNFKKIDEVVERVAALREKFGNDLNIGVDFHGRVHKPMAKVLAKELEPYRPMFLEEVVLCENKEAFKEVAKHVVTPLATGERLYTRWDFKDLLAGGYIDIIQPDVALAGGISETRKIIAMAEAYDIAAAPHAPYGPIALAATLQIDSCSPNVFIQEQSLGIHYNKGFDLLDFVENKEIFQYKDGFVDLPTKPGLGLTINEDKVKEVAMEGLNWSNPNWKNYDGTKAEW, encoded by the coding sequence ATGATTATTTCAGATGTTAAAGTGTATACAGTAAAGCCTAGATGGATTTTTATAAAGGTTACAACAGATAATGGGTTAGAAGGCTGGGGAGAAATGGTATCAGGTACTAAAACTGAAACTGTTGTAGCTGGTGCGAAAGAAATGGCTAAGAGAATTATGGGACGTAATCCGTTGGAGATAGAAAAAATATGGCAGGAGTTATTCCGTGTGTTCTTTAGAAGTGGGCCAATAAATATGACAATTATATCTGGAATTGAAATGGCTCTTTGGGATATTAAAGGAAAGTATTATAATGCACCAATCTATGAATTATTAGGTGGATCTGCTAGAGATAGAATAAAAGTATATTCTTGGATAGGTGGAGATCGTCCAAGCGATGTGGTAAAGGACGCACAAGACCGTGTAGATAGAGGCTTTGATTCAGTAAAAATGAATGCAACAGAAGAACTTCATTATATAGATAATTTTAAAAAGATTGATGAAGTAGTAGAACGTGTTGCAGCACTTAGAGAAAAATTCGGTAATGATTTAAATATAGGTGTTGACTTTCATGGAAGAGTACATAAGCCTATGGCAAAAGTCCTAGCAAAAGAACTAGAACCATATAGACCAATGTTCTTAGAAGAAGTCGTATTATGTGAGAATAAAGAAGCATTTAAAGAGGTTGCAAAACATGTGGTTACTCCACTTGCAACAGGTGAAAGACTTTACACAAGATGGGATTTTAAGGATTTGCTTGCAGGTGGATATATTGATATTATACAACCTGATGTTGCATTAGCAGGAGGTATTTCAGAAACAAGAAAAATTATTGCTATGGCAGAAGCCTATGATATAGCAGCAGCACCGCATGCGCCATATGGCCCTATAGCATTAGCAGCGACACTTCAAATTGACTCTTGTAGTCCCAATGTATTTATTCAAGAACAATCTCTTGGGATTCATTATAATAAAGGTTTTGATCTTCTTGACTTTGTGGAAAATAAAGAAATATTCCAATATAAAGATGGATTTGTAGACTTACCAACAAAACCAGGATTAGGGCTTACTATTAATGAGGACAAGGTTAAAGAAGTTGCAATGGAAGGACTGAATTGGTCTAATCCAAATTGGAAAAACTATGATGGAACAAAAGCTGAATGGTAA
- a CDS encoding PTS transporter subunit IIC, whose product MQIIYNIFNTIMDAGAVVMLPIIITIIGVIFRVKLAKAFRSGLIIGIGFAGINLVINLMKSNLGPAAQAMVKNFGIKLDILDVGWGAIAAVTWSSPIIAILIFCILATNIIMLILKATDTLDVDIWNYHHMAIVGIMVYFVTHNIPLGIAATVIMAIITFKLSDWTAPLVEEYFGIPGVSLPTMSALSSIIIAAPLNWLLDRIPGINKIDFEMKDTKKYLGFFGEPMIMGLILGCIIGFLAKYPYAQILSLGVNMAAVLILIPKMTSLFMEGLMPISEAAKKFTQQKFKGRKFLIGLDAAVVVGNPDVITTSLIVIPLTILMAAVLPGNRVLPFADLAVVTFRVALVVAITRGNLFKNIIMGLVCTGVILLAGTATAPVLTQLANSVGLNLSTDGSFISSFAATSLTVSYLVYIAFTSNLFISIPILIIVIAGTWVVMSKINQKRNEILEAKVAVNE is encoded by the coding sequence ATGCAAATTATTTATAACATATTTAATACCATAATGGATGCAGGCGCGGTTGTAATGCTTCCTATAATTATCACGATAATAGGTGTAATTTTTAGGGTTAAATTAGCAAAGGCTTTTCGTTCGGGTCTTATAATAGGAATAGGTTTTGCAGGAATAAATCTAGTAATTAATTTGATGAAGTCTAATTTAGGGCCAGCAGCTCAGGCTATGGTTAAAAATTTTGGAATAAAACTTGATATTCTCGATGTAGGCTGGGGTGCAATTGCAGCAGTTACTTGGTCATCTCCAATTATAGCTATTTTAATATTTTGTATTTTAGCAACTAATATCATAATGTTAATTTTAAAGGCAACAGATACTTTAGATGTTGATATTTGGAATTATCATCATATGGCAATAGTAGGAATAATGGTTTATTTTGTAACACATAATATTCCGTTAGGAATTGCTGCAACAGTAATAATGGCAATAATAACATTTAAATTGTCAGATTGGACAGCACCACTTGTAGAAGAGTATTTTGGAATCCCAGGGGTTTCACTTCCTACTATGTCAGCCTTATCTTCAATTATAATTGCAGCACCTTTAAATTGGCTTTTGGATAGAATTCCAGGAATCAATAAAATTGATTTTGAAATGAAAGATACTAAGAAATATCTTGGATTTTTTGGTGAACCAATGATTATGGGATTAATTTTAGGATGTATTATTGGATTCTTAGCAAAATATCCTTATGCACAAATTCTTTCATTAGGTGTAAATATGGCAGCAGTTTTGATTTTAATACCTAAAATGACCTCTCTATTTATGGAAGGATTAATGCCAATCTCAGAAGCTGCTAAGAAGTTTACTCAACAAAAATTTAAGGGAAGAAAATTCTTAATCGGGCTTGATGCAGCAGTTGTTGTTGGTAATCCTGATGTTATTACAACTTCACTAATTGTTATTCCATTAACTATATTAATGGCAGCAGTTTTGCCAGGAAACAGAGTATTACCATTTGCAGATTTAGCTGTTGTAACATTTAGAGTTGCTTTAGTAGTAGCCATAACTCGTGGTAATTTATTTAAGAACATTATTATGGGACTTGTATGTACTGGAGTTATTCTATTAGCAGGTACAGCAACAGCACCTGTTTTAACTCAACTTGCAAATTCAGTAGGTCTTAACCTTTCAACAGATGGAAGCTTTATTTCATCTTTTGCGGCAACAAGCTTAACAGTAAGTTACTTAGTATATATAGCATTCACTAGTAATCTGTTTATAAGTATTCCAATTCTAATAATAGTTATAGCAGGTACTTGGGTTGTTATGAGTAAAATAAATCAAAAAAGGAATGAAATTTTAGAAGCTAAGGTAGCGGTAAATGAATGA
- a CDS encoding PTS sugar transporter subunit IIB, giving the protein MKRILVACGNGIATSTVVATKIREKCEDNGIAVSVTQCKLLEVESKAEDFDLLVTTGKFTGGNVDIPVVGAISLLTGMGEEETLDEIISHLK; this is encoded by the coding sequence ATGAAAAGAATTTTAGTAGCATGTGGAAATGGAATAGCAACATCAACAGTAGTAGCAACAAAAATTAGAGAAAAATGTGAAGATAATGGGATTGCTGTATCTGTTACACAATGTAAGTTATTAGAAGTGGAATCAAAAGCAGAGGATTTTGACTTATTAGTCACAACAGGAAAATTTACTGGTGGAAACGTTGATATTCCAGTAGTTGGTGCAATATCTTTATTAACTGGAATGGGAGAAGAAGAAACATTAGATGAAATAATAAGTCACTTAAAATAA
- a CDS encoding PTS sugar transporter subunit IIA codes for MSEILFNESLIINLSDLNTNNEALAVIADHLYENGHVKEGYKNAILKREAEFPTGLFTGGLNVAIPHADVNFVNEASIAVGILKKPIKFRAMDEPENEIDVSLIIMLALKEAHGHIQMLQKVVNLIKNQDSIKKIISCNDVNKVNQIISEYLLDEER; via the coding sequence ATGAGCGAAATATTATTTAATGAATCATTAATAATAAATTTAAGTGATTTAAATACTAATAATGAAGCATTAGCAGTCATTGCAGATCATTTGTATGAAAATGGTCATGTTAAAGAAGGTTATAAAAATGCGATTTTAAAGAGAGAAGCTGAATTTCCAACAGGTTTATTTACTGGAGGCCTTAATGTGGCTATACCTCATGCAGATGTAAATTTTGTTAATGAGGCATCAATTGCAGTAGGAATTTTAAAAAAGCCAATAAAATTTAGAGCTATGGATGAACCAGAGAACGAAATTGATGTCAGCTTAATCATAATGCTAGCATTAAAGGAAGCACATGGACATATACAAATGCTTCAAAAAGTTGTTAACTTAATCAAAAATCAAGATAGTATAAAAAAGATAATATCTTGTAACGATGTAAATAAAGTCAATCAAATAATATCAGAATACTTATTAGATGAGGAGAGATAA
- a CDS encoding bifunctional 4-hydroxy-2-oxoglutarate aldolase/2-dehydro-3-deoxy-phosphogluconate aldolase: MEIKDFPKVTVILRGYTYSQIRTVVKNLIGTELKAVEITMNTPDSISIIQKISDEFGDSIKVGAGTVKTYKEADEAIKAGATFLLSPVMLSKEIIDLCKKNNVISVPGAYTPTEVNKSFDDGADIVKVFPAGTLGTKFLSDIQAPLGKLPLMVVGGINAENVLNYFKAGASFAGIASGIFNKDDILNENEENIIRSIQYFESNVE; encoded by the coding sequence ATGGAGATTAAAGATTTTCCTAAAGTAACGGTAATATTAAGAGGATATACTTATTCTCAAATTAGAACAGTTGTTAAAAACTTAATAGGAACAGAATTAAAAGCAGTTGAGATCACAATGAATACTCCTGATTCAATAAGTATTATTCAAAAAATTAGTGATGAGTTTGGTGATTCAATTAAAGTAGGAGCTGGAACTGTAAAAACTTATAAGGAAGCTGATGAGGCTATTAAAGCTGGAGCAACATTTTTATTATCTCCAGTTATGTTAAGCAAGGAAATAATAGACTTATGCAAAAAAAATAATGTCATATCAGTTCCTGGAGCCTATACACCAACAGAAGTTAATAAAAGTTTTGATGATGGAGCTGATATTGTAAAGGTTTTTCCTGCTGGAACATTAGGTACTAAATTTTTATCTGATATTCAGGCACCTCTTGGCAAACTTCCATTAATGGTAGTTGGCGGGATTAATGCTGAAAATGTTTTAAACTATTTTAAAGCTGGAGCAAGTTTTGCAGGGATTGCTTCTGGAATCTTTAACAAAGATGACATATTAAATGAAAATGAAGAAAATATTATAAGATCAATTCAATATTTTGAGAGCAATGTAGAATAA
- a CDS encoding sigma 54-interacting transcriptional regulator, translating to MDKKIIDLINNEDKKNPLTDEEIAERLNILRETVTKIRKENFILDSRERRRQFLSNDIKNIVFEFDKISDRKLTALLNEKGYNIGKYAVSKLRQQIEATEDLNSEKKFKDKSIQLNLEKEEDSIFSSFIGYNGSLKNQISKAQAAIMYPPNGLHTLIYGPSGVGKSFLAELMHLYALKTENFGKNVPYFEFNCADYADNPQLLLAQLFGYTKGAFTGANENKQGIVELCNGGILFLDEIHRLPAEGQEILFYLMDKGKFRRLGEVDTQHESNLMIIAATTEDPESSLLLTFRRRIPMSIEIPSIKERPVEERMEFIKNFFVVESRRLEKSLYIKEEVVQCLLDSDYKGNIGQLKSDIQVCCAKAFLESKLNKSKEVIVNLENLSETLKIEYQRKMKLDKYYSVISEEIVVSPEGSQTYRKLEANQVDDENIYKHLDDKYEELKKQGIDDENINDILSQEVEKSLLQHIQKVEESRFSYEEISNIVGKEILEICEEMYELAEKEIKGLKNTIIFPLAIHINEAISLTRQHKRVLNTNLSVIKEELKKECIIANKIIEKINNNHYIKIPMEEVPFLAMYFKNFQSTVEIEKGKIGLIVISHGRVACGMAEVANAIIGVNHAVGLEMDLKDSPDVMLEKTIKMVRQIDQGRGCILLADMGSLLRFKDAIEKATGIHIEVVGRTDTLMVIECLRKVLYTEETLEVIAKDLSLKENPSPIIKSIDSPKKKAILCLCITGQGAAKRIQNHLKSRLESNLKDIEIITRGYIEDRKVESIISAIENYYEILAIVGTIDPKVNNYSFIPMSSIFNPKGISYLRKIIKEKTVFYENNLYEVLETDLISINQSFTYKDQVLDNAIEIMKNKGYVKPEYLLSVYKREGLMTTFLQGGIAIPHGDVSLVTKPVIFITKLDTPVVWDGINTVDIIFVLALEENSRNYFEQLYKIINDEQSISAIRKSNTKEEILKILCQNT from the coding sequence ATGGATAAGAAAATTATAGATTTAATAAATAACGAAGATAAAAAAAATCCATTAACAGACGAGGAAATAGCAGAACGATTAAATATATTGAGGGAAACAGTTACTAAGATAAGAAAGGAGAATTTTATACTTGATTCGAGAGAACGCAGAAGACAATTTTTAAGTAATGATATTAAAAATATAGTATTCGAATTTGATAAAATATCAGATAGAAAATTAACTGCGCTACTGAATGAAAAGGGATACAATATTGGAAAGTATGCAGTAAGTAAATTGAGACAGCAAATAGAAGCTACAGAAGATTTGAACAGTGAAAAAAAATTTAAAGATAAAAGTATACAGCTAAATTTAGAAAAGGAGGAGGATAGCATATTCTCTTCCTTTATTGGATATAATGGAAGCTTAAAAAATCAAATTAGTAAAGCACAAGCAGCTATTATGTATCCACCAAATGGGCTTCATACATTAATTTATGGTCCTTCTGGAGTAGGTAAAAGTTTTTTAGCTGAATTAATGCATTTATATGCACTAAAAACGGAGAACTTTGGAAAGAATGTTCCTTACTTCGAGTTCAACTGTGCAGATTATGCAGATAATCCACAACTTCTATTGGCTCAGCTATTTGGATATACTAAGGGGGCATTTACAGGAGCTAATGAAAATAAGCAAGGTATAGTTGAACTTTGCAATGGAGGAATATTATTTTTAGATGAAATTCATAGGCTTCCAGCTGAAGGTCAGGAAATCTTATTCTACCTAATGGATAAAGGAAAGTTTAGAAGATTAGGAGAAGTAGATACGCAGCATGAAAGTAATTTAATGATTATTGCAGCCACAACAGAAGATCCTGAAAGTTCTCTTCTATTAACATTTCGCAGAAGAATACCAATGAGCATTGAAATCCCATCGATAAAAGAACGTCCAGTTGAAGAAAGAATGGAATTTATTAAGAACTTTTTCGTTGTAGAAAGCAGGAGACTAGAGAAGAGCTTGTATATTAAGGAAGAAGTTGTGCAGTGTTTATTAGATTCTGATTACAAAGGAAACATTGGTCAGCTTAAATCAGACATTCAAGTATGTTGTGCAAAGGCTTTTTTAGAAAGCAAGTTAAACAAATCTAAAGAAGTAATTGTTAATCTTGAAAATTTATCTGAAACATTAAAGATTGAATATCAAAGGAAAATGAAGTTAGATAAATATTATTCAGTTATATCAGAAGAAATTGTTGTTTCGCCTGAAGGAAGTCAGACGTATAGAAAATTGGAAGCAAACCAGGTAGATGATGAAAATATTTATAAGCATTTAGATGATAAATATGAAGAATTAAAAAAGCAAGGGATAGATGATGAGAATATTAATGATATCTTAAGTCAAGAAGTAGAAAAAAGTTTGCTGCAGCATATACAAAAAGTTGAAGAGTCACGATTTAGCTATGAAGAAATTTCTAATATTGTAGGTAAAGAAATTTTAGAAATATGTGAGGAAATGTATGAACTTGCTGAAAAGGAAATTAAAGGATTAAAAAATACAATTATTTTTCCATTAGCTATACATATTAATGAAGCAATTTCTTTGACAAGACAACACAAAAGAGTTTTAAATACTAATTTATCAGTAATAAAAGAAGAGTTAAAAAAGGAATGCATAATAGCAAATAAAATCATAGAAAAAATTAATAATAATCATTACATAAAAATTCCTATGGAAGAAGTTCCTTTTCTAGCAATGTACTTTAAGAATTTTCAAAGTACTGTTGAAATTGAAAAAGGGAAAATAGGTCTGATTGTTATCTCTCATGGAAGAGTTGCATGTGGAATGGCCGAAGTAGCAAATGCAATTATAGGAGTAAACCATGCAGTTGGATTAGAAATGGATTTAAAAGATTCGCCCGATGTTATGCTTGAAAAGACTATTAAAATGGTTAGACAAATAGATCAAGGAAGAGGCTGCATATTATTAGCTGATATGGGATCTTTACTTAGATTTAAGGATGCAATCGAAAAAGCAACTGGAATTCATATAGAAGTAGTTGGACGAACAGATACCTTGATGGTAATTGAGTGCTTGAGAAAGGTTTTATATACAGAGGAGACTCTAGAAGTTATCGCAAAAGATTTATCTCTTAAAGAAAATCCATCGCCAATAATTAAATCTATAGATAGTCCAAAGAAAAAAGCTATTTTATGTTTATGTATTACAGGACAAGGCGCAGCAAAAAGAATACAAAACCATCTTAAAAGCAGACTGGAAAGTAATTTAAAAGATATTGAAATTATAACAAGGGGATATATTGAAGACAGGAAAGTAGAGAGTATTATTAGTGCAATAGAAAATTATTATGAGATTTTAGCAATTGTAGGAACAATTGATCCTAAAGTAAATAATTATTCCTTTATACCTATGTCGAGTATCTTTAATCCAAAAGGAATATCATACCTCAGAAAAATAATTAAGGAAAAAACTGTTTTTTATGAAAATAATTTATATGAGGTTTTAGAAACAGACTTAATATCGATTAATCAAAGTTTTACATATAAAGATCAAGTTTTGGATAATGCAATTGAAATTATGAAAAACAAGGGATATGTAAAGCCTGAATACTTGTTAAGTGTGTATAAAAGAGAAGGGCTTATGACTACCTTTTTACAAGGGGGAATTGCAATTCCTCATGGAGATGTAAGCTTGGTTACAAAACCAGTCATATTTATTACAAAATTGGATACTCCTGTTGTCTGGGATGGAATTAATACAGTGGATATAATTTTCGTATTAGCTCTTGAAGAAAATTCAAGAAATTATTTTGAACAACTATATAAGATCATCAATGATGAACAGAGCATTTCAGCTATTCGCAAGTCTAATACAAAAGAAGAAATATTAAAGATTTTATGCCAAAATACTTAA